The genome window ACTCAGCAGCGCTAAACCCCTTCTGTACGCGCACAGGGAGCCTCGGGGACGGAATTTCAGGTGTCGTCATCTTCACGGTGGAATCTTCCTTCTGGCCAGCCTCCGTCGCCGGGGGGAGGACCATCGGCACGGGGCTCGGGAGGGACATATCAAGAGGGGATGTCATCGGCGGCGCGGAATGTTCCGGGGGCGAGGCGGGAACGTCGCCACAGGCCCGCCAGAAGGTCACAGCCGCGGCCAAAGCCATCACCAGCGACGTGCCTACGATCAGCGTCTTCCTCGTCACCTTGCGCGGCGGAGGGCCCTTGGGAGGCACTCCAGGGAGGCCCTCGGACTCGGAAGGCTCGGCCAGCAACTGCTCGGATGGGGCATGGGCGGGCACCCTGTACTCGGCCCCCGAGCGCTCTAGGTGTTCTTCCAACTCGCGACGGAGGGCCTCCGCGTCTACGGGGCGCCTGGAGGGTTCCCGGGAAAGAATCTTCTCGACCAGTTCGCTGAGCGATTCGGGAATCCGGGGGTTCACGTCAAATGCCGGTGGGGGCGGCATCTGGAGGTTCAAGGGCTTGCGCATGTAGTAGTGCGTCGGCCACGGGTCCGTCAGCAACTCATAGAGCATGGCCCCAAGTGCGAAGAGTTCGTCTGCTACCTTGAAGGTATACCGCGCCCGATGATCATTCTTGTGCTCATGCAGGAACTTGAACTGCTCGGGTGCTCGGAAGCGCTCTGTACCCGGGGGCAACCCTTCTTCCGTGAGATCTTCGGCCAGCGAGTAGGTCGCACAACCAAAGTCGATGATGATGGGTTCCCCGTCGCTCTTCCGGATCAGGACGTTGACCAGCTTCAAATCCCGGTGGAGGACGCCACGTCTGTGCATGTATGAGAGCGCCGCAGCGAGCTTGACGAAGACTCGCAAGATCTCGTGAATGGTGGGGTGCTTGAGTTCCTTCCACTCCGCGAGCGTCCAGCCATCCACATATTCGAGCGCAAGATACATGTTTCCGGCTTCCACATACCCGTGCCCCCGAGGCCGTATGATGTTGGGGTGGTCCAGCATGAGAAGCGTTGTTGCCTCACGCACCATCCGGTCATGCGTCTGTTTGTCGTCCCCGCTGGCTTCACGGTGTCGCGCCACCTTGAGCGCATAGGGCTTGCCGCTCTTCTCCACAAGGTAGACGATGGCAAAGCCACCGTCGCCGAGTTCCTGTGA of Stigmatella aurantiaca contains these proteins:
- a CDS encoding serine/threonine protein kinase yields the protein MTPNQFRPASDAVVDGWQVSQELGDGGFAIVYLVEKSGKPYALKVARHREASGDDKQTHDRMVREATTLLMLDHPNIIRPRGHGYVEAGNMYLALEYVDGWTLAEWKELKHPTIHEILRVFVKLAAALSYMHRRGVLHRDLKLVNVLIRKSDGEPIIIDFGCATYSLAEDLTEEGLPPGTERFRAPEQFKFLHEHKNDHRARYTFKVADELFALGAMLYELLTDPWPTHYYMRKPLNLQMPPPPAFDVNPRIPESLSELVEKILSREPSRRPVDAEALRRELEEHLERSGAEYRVPAHAPSEQLLAEPSESEGLPGVPPKGPPPRKVTRKTLIVGTSLVMALAAAVTFWRACGDVPASPPEHSAPPMTSPLDMSLPSPVPMVLPPATEAGQKEDSTVKMTTPEIPSPRLPVRVQKGFSAAECAAMSLVAALAAGCPGSQIRPESFTCPAGAARAMVKELHWKDGDSFALVLDDRHNSDDMTWFTAGSDVVGVVPKVKGFDRRQLEVAPPGTRFYGKAYYLSDKMGRSDGPAMVIRYDRVKLPGQDEKPVCFVVESRSYGFKDGRVQAGNFNTGRVVDRWP